From one Rhodothermales bacterium genomic stretch:
- a CDS encoding two-component regulator propeller domain-containing protein: MNTLTHSPSLRFFCCVLLGMALHAGDASADGGRIPFRHYSIPEGLPHENVKTLAQTVDGRLWIGTSAGLSVFNGITFDDVVFEGLSSAASVYEIEALPDGSLWVATESRGVWLVQGDQAVQPFPALAGEHIHRFVAWQDTLYMFGTEKVWKLDMGTQQLTNARYRYAIGTPEGSGIVSADIASDGTVWVLDGRLGPGRVTADGTVQFHADLARMEVRSWRFLRFDMYGTGWVTHQREGLYRLAADGTLELVLQANGAEHICVTPDRIAVASGRLGGLMWDLQKQAPLAPLNEQSGMPTNRINCLFRDKEGNTWIGTQDGLIQLVNPGVEHVMESAGQPLVELQGVSTAADGSIWTLSRSEGLVRVAPRPATFQPGDDARWTALINGQDDALYAIERRAWYKYAADAAWQRVGALDNAVSGVVDANGVGFFKRVDGLYRYEADGEEDMLLGWMPGEGVYYEPALTPDGRLIVWENGRLIDIDKQRSPDTGIRAMQVLAEYPALRGVGVRALTMDSDRRIWVSLQGRGLFCIQDGNVLFLLPDLEIDRLTQLNDSLMAVEAHDGLHAYTFR, translated from the coding sequence ATGAATACGTTGACCCACAGTCCATCTCTTCGTTTTTTCTGTTGCGTGCTCCTGGGCATGGCCCTGCATGCCGGCGACGCCTCGGCAGATGGCGGCCGCATACCGTTCCGGCATTATTCGATCCCGGAGGGGCTGCCCCACGAAAACGTCAAAACCCTCGCGCAAACCGTCGATGGCCGGCTCTGGATCGGCACGTCGGCCGGTCTGAGTGTATTTAACGGGATCACGTTCGACGACGTGGTTTTCGAGGGGCTTTCGTCGGCGGCGTCGGTCTACGAGATCGAGGCGCTGCCCGATGGCAGCCTCTGGGTAGCAACCGAGTCTCGCGGCGTCTGGCTTGTGCAGGGCGATCAGGCGGTGCAGCCCTTTCCGGCGCTGGCCGGCGAACACATCCACCGCTTTGTCGCCTGGCAGGATACGCTGTACATGTTCGGGACGGAAAAGGTCTGGAAGCTGGACATGGGCACGCAGCAGCTCACCAACGCCCGCTACCGCTATGCGATCGGCACGCCTGAAGGCTCGGGCATCGTCAGCGCGGATATCGCCTCCGACGGGACGGTATGGGTCCTGGACGGCCGGCTGGGCCCGGGGCGCGTCACGGCAGACGGCACCGTGCAGTTCCATGCGGATCTCGCACGGATGGAGGTCCGCTCATGGCGGTTCCTGCGGTTCGATATGTACGGCACCGGCTGGGTGACGCATCAGCGCGAGGGATTGTATCGCCTGGCGGCAGACGGCACCCTCGAACTGGTGTTGCAAGCCAACGGCGCCGAGCACATCTGCGTCACACCGGATCGCATCGCGGTGGCGTCGGGCCGGCTGGGCGGGCTGATGTGGGATCTCCAGAAACAGGCGCCGCTCGCGCCGCTGAACGAGCAGAGCGGCATGCCCACGAACCGGATCAACTGCCTCTTCCGCGATAAGGAAGGCAACACGTGGATCGGGACGCAGGATGGCCTGATACAGCTGGTCAACCCGGGCGTCGAGCACGTGATGGAGTCGGCCGGCCAGCCACTCGTCGAACTGCAGGGCGTCTCGACCGCGGCAGACGGCTCGATCTGGACGCTTTCGCGTTCGGAAGGCCTCGTCCGCGTCGCACCTCGCCCGGCGACCTTTCAGCCTGGTGATGACGCCCGGTGGACGGCCCTCATCAACGGCCAGGACGACGCACTTTACGCCATCGAACGGCGCGCCTGGTACAAATATGCGGCGGATGCCGCCTGGCAGCGCGTCGGAGCGCTCGACAATGCGGTGAGCGGCGTTGTAGACGCGAACGGCGTCGGTTTCTTCAAGCGCGTGGACGGGCTCTACCGCTACGAGGCCGATGGGGAAGAGGATATGCTGCTCGGCTGGATGCCGGGCGAAGGCGTGTACTACGAGCCGGCCCTGACGCCGGACGGTCGCCTGATCGTGTGGGAGAACGGCCGGCTCATCGATATCGACAAACAGCGTTCCCCCGACACCGGCATCCGTGCGATGCAGGTACTCGCGGAATACCCCGCCCTCCGCGGCGTAGGGGTTCGGGCCCTGACCATGGACTCCGATCGGCGCATCTGGGTCTCGCTCCAGGGGCGCGGGCTCTTCTGCATTCAGGATGGAAACGTGCTTTTCCTGCTGCCCGACCTCGAAATCGACCGCCTCACGCAGCTGAATGACAGCCTGATGGCCGTCGAGGCGCATGACGGACTCCATGCGTACACCTTCCGGC